The nucleotide sequence cctttgctctgaGGAGGCTCTTACGTGCTGCACCACTCACTTACCTTTGCTTTTGTTGTCAAATCCAAACCATTATGACCAAGACTAATGTCAGGGAGCTTACTTCTTTCCTCTGGGAATTTCATGGCTTCACATCTTACATCCAAATCTTAATCCAGTTCAGATCATTTCTGTGTGTGATGTAAAATAGCGCCCAGTCTTTTTCAGTGTTTGAaagtgagatataattgacataacgTTATGTCAGTTTTCTGGGTACAAAATAATGATTCACTGTTTGCATGTATTGCAGTTGATCACAGTGTGTCTAATTAAAATCTATGATATACATagtcacaatttttttcttctggtcaGAATTTTAAGGTATCTTTAGATGTGGATTTCCAATTTTCcaaacaccatttattaaagaaactatCCTTTTACAATTATGTATCCTTAGTGCCTTTGTGACTGATTAGCCAAAGGAGCATACATTTATTTCTGCACTCTCTATTCTGTCCCACTGATCTGTTTTTATGCCTATACCATACTGTTTCTGTTACCATAGATTtgacatatattttgaaatgaggaAGCTCGATGTTTTGTTCTTCTCTCACAAGATGTTTAGAGTATTTGGGAGTATTTTATGGTTGCATacaatttggggatttttttttctatttctgtgaataaTGACAAAAATGGGTGAACTAAATCAACAATGCTGTTGAACAAAATAGATATAACCATCACTTTGTAGACCCTGCATGGAGAGTGAACATCAGGATGTAAAAGtaaatacaaagcaaaaccaaataaataatggTGAATGCTTTAACTGGTGTCTGGATTATTTCATCCTGGTAAAGTAATTCTCTAGACTgtgaggctcttttttttttttttccccaggaaaaaTGAAATATGGAAATCCTTGTGCAGTACTGGTTCTATAAGAAGACAGCTgatgtcaccaccaccaccatagcctTCTTTCTGCTCCAGGACACTCTTGACATCCTCTCCATGTTTTTTCACAAAGATGCCCTGAGAACCACAAGTGAGGCTGCTCTCCAAATCACGTATCTTATACAGATGGTGATAGGGTCCCTGGTCAATGTCATCCTTTTCTTCCACAGCATCTCTCCAGTCTTGATTGGCCAAAGCCAGAGACCCACAGACATGATTCATACCCACATGGCGGTTGCTAATCTCTTGGTTCTTCTGTCCCCTGGCATTCCCCACACAATggcagcttttattccaaggaatcCTCTGTCCAGGCTTGGATGTAAGTTTGTGTATTACTTACAGAAAATGGCTCGCAGCACCGCCCTGTGCTCCACCTGCGTCCTGAGCACATATCAGTCCTTCACTCTTACCTCcaggagactggagtgggtgatgcTCAGAGGAAGGGCCCCCAAGGTCATTGGTCCTTCCTGCTGCACCTGCTGGATGCTCAGCTTCTTAATGTACATCCGTGTTCCTCTCAAACTCACTGGTCCACAGAACATGCACAACTATACTGATACCAAAGGCACGTGGTTCTGTTCATCCTCACCTACTGAAATAGGTACGAGTTATTTGTGGTCCATCTCTGATGCCATGTATTTTGGCGTCATGCTCTGGTCCAGTGGCTCCATGGTGCTTCTCCTGCTCAGACACCGCCAGAGGGTGCAGTATATTCACACCCCCACTGGGCACCACAGATGCCCCCCAGAGACCAGAGCCGCCCACACCATCCTGATGCTGGTGGTCACCTTCATCACCTTCTACTTCCTAAATTCTGTTGTGTCTTTTTATATTGCAGCCTTCTTTGATATTCGTCTATGGTTGATACAGACCTCTAATGTACTGGGTTCCTGTTTTCCCACCATTTCCCCTTTCCTGCTGCTTCTTAGATATCCTAGAACTCCTAGGTTCTGCTCTTGACTTGTTAGAATGTATGGGTAAAATGCTAAATATCTAGCAGTCACTTTCAATAACCGCAATTATTCTGTAAGCACTCAGTATCCATTTTTTTGAGGTACGATTCACACATAACCTTGCATTAGTTCAGATAGACAACACAAAGAATGGGcatttatttatgtttcagaATGATCATCATAAGTCTAGTACAATCCCCTCATCTTCACAGAC is from Bos indicus isolate NIAB-ARS_2022 breed Sahiwal x Tharparkar chromosome 18, NIAB-ARS_B.indTharparkar_mat_pri_1.0, whole genome shotgun sequence and encodes:
- the LOC109572053 gene encoding vomeronasal type-1 receptor 4-like, with the translated sequence MEILVQYWFYKKTADVTTTTIAFFLLQDTLDILSMFFHKDALRTTSEAALQITYLIQMVIGSLVNVILFFHSISPVLIGQSQRPTDMIHTHMAVANLLVLLSPGIPHTMAAFIPRNPLSRLGCKFVYYLQKMARSTALCSTCVLSTYQSFTLTSRRLEWVMLRGRAPKVIGPSCCTCWMLSFLMYIRVPLKLTGPQNMHNYTDTKGTWFCSSSPTEIGTSYLWSISDAMYFGVMLWSSGSMVLLLLRHRQRVQYIHTPTGHHRCPPETRAAHTILMLVVTFITFYFLNSVVSFYIAAFFDIRLWLIQTSNVLGSCFPTISPFLLLLRYPRTPRFCS